In a single window of the Caulobacter soli genome:
- a CDS encoding ATP-grasp domain-containing protein — protein sequence MDRVLLLDTNVSSAPIHRYLVDAGFEVHVAGRNPGDFLAKVSPNYVNLDYSDVEATLALVERMEVKYLIPGCNDLSYDTCAAISARRPFPGIDPVEVVHTLGNKQAFRRYAALHDIPAPRQIAEADAVAGRSIIVKPVDSYSGRGVTALNAPTTDEIDTALALAKSFSATGACLIEEFVEGQLYSHTAFLGEDGVVADFIVEEHGSINPFAVDTSCLVPDFDPTMLGKVRASIEQIARDLKLTSGLIHTQFISDGDRFWLIEITRRCPGDLYSLLISLSTGFDYAENYVRPFLGKPFKDSDRRQSAILRHTITLREAQTFGSLQFHRPIHIEKFFPQSLAGDRVAVSPFARIGILFARTEPGAALDALMSATLRGELYSVLS from the coding sequence ATGGATAGGGTTCTTCTCCTCGACACCAACGTGTCCTCGGCGCCCATCCACCGATACCTGGTCGACGCGGGCTTCGAGGTCCATGTCGCCGGGCGAAATCCAGGCGACTTCCTCGCCAAGGTGAGCCCGAACTACGTCAATCTCGACTATTCCGACGTCGAGGCGACCTTGGCGCTCGTCGAGCGGATGGAGGTGAAATACCTGATCCCTGGGTGCAACGACCTTTCCTACGACACCTGCGCCGCCATCAGCGCGCGGCGACCGTTTCCGGGCATCGACCCGGTGGAGGTCGTCCACACCCTGGGCAACAAGCAGGCGTTCCGTCGCTACGCCGCGCTGCACGACATTCCCGCCCCGCGCCAGATCGCCGAGGCGGACGCGGTCGCCGGCCGGTCGATCATCGTCAAGCCCGTGGACTCCTATAGCGGCCGTGGCGTCACGGCCCTGAACGCGCCGACGACGGACGAGATCGACACCGCGCTGGCCTTGGCGAAATCATTCTCCGCGACCGGCGCCTGCCTCATCGAAGAGTTCGTCGAAGGTCAGCTCTACAGCCACACCGCCTTCCTCGGCGAGGACGGCGTGGTCGCCGACTTCATCGTGGAGGAGCACGGGTCCATCAATCCGTTCGCTGTCGACACCAGCTGCCTGGTCCCCGACTTCGACCCGACGATGCTCGGCAAGGTCAGGGCGTCGATCGAACAGATCGCCCGCGACCTAAAGCTGACCTCGGGCCTGATCCACACCCAGTTCATTTCCGACGGCGACCGGTTCTGGCTCATCGAGATCACCCGACGTTGCCCCGGCGACCTCTACAGCCTGCTGATTTCGCTTTCGACCGGCTTCGACTACGCGGAAAACTACGTCCGACCGTTCCTCGGCAAGCCTTTCAAGGACAGCGATCGACGTCAGAGCGCGATCCTGCGGCACACCATTACCCTGCGGGAAGCGCAGACGTTCGGATCGCTCCAGTTCCACCGGCCCATCCATATCGAAAAGTTCTTCCCGCAGTCGCTCGCCGGTGACCGGGTCGCGGTGTCTCCGTTCGCCCGTATCGGGATCCTCTTCGCCCGGACCGAGCCCGGCGCGGCGCTCGACGCGCTGATGAGCGCCACCTTGCGCGGCGAACTCTACTCGGTTCTCAGCTAG
- a CDS encoding FkbM family methyltransferase, producing the protein MTSQDFRVAVNAAIDAPAANQALAEELLSGASKRPCFVIGRNEQASDLIGKIRLDGLVDDFAEPGSTWRGLATTSTAQLPAEAVVVNCSTSISPVAVEQRIRAAGIESIVSIHELIHAAAGAIDRPQFVQDQRRDWEVFEAEWGDIFASLEDEPSRRTLLDLVRYRLTANVQFMQDYAVRVKDQYFEPFLDLRSEVFVDAGGFDGDTTEEFCRRYPDYRKVHLFEPSQHNMRAAKVRLAAYRDIIFHPEGLSDQVGSVTFDVESGSASAVTSGVGEEVQMTTLDLAIAEPVSLIKMDLEGWELTALAGCERHIRDDRPKLAIAVYHRASDFRTVWRYARSIHPDYKVYLRHYTQGWSETVMFFV; encoded by the coding sequence ATGACCAGCCAAGATTTCAGAGTCGCGGTGAACGCCGCGATCGACGCGCCGGCCGCCAACCAGGCGTTGGCCGAGGAACTGCTGTCGGGCGCGTCCAAGCGTCCGTGCTTCGTCATCGGGCGCAACGAACAGGCTTCGGACCTGATCGGCAAAATCAGGCTGGACGGTCTCGTGGACGATTTCGCCGAGCCGGGCTCGACCTGGCGCGGGCTTGCGACCACCTCCACCGCCCAGCTTCCCGCCGAAGCCGTCGTGGTCAACTGCTCGACCTCGATCAGCCCCGTCGCCGTCGAGCAAAGGATCAGGGCCGCCGGGATCGAGTCGATCGTCTCGATCCATGAGCTCATTCACGCGGCGGCGGGCGCGATCGACCGGCCGCAGTTCGTCCAGGACCAGCGCCGCGATTGGGAAGTGTTCGAGGCGGAATGGGGCGACATCTTCGCGAGCCTGGAGGACGAGCCGTCCCGGCGAACCCTGCTGGACCTCGTCCGCTACCGCCTGACAGCGAACGTCCAGTTCATGCAGGACTATGCTGTCCGTGTGAAGGACCAGTACTTCGAGCCGTTCCTCGATCTGCGCTCCGAAGTCTTCGTGGACGCGGGCGGCTTCGACGGCGACACGACCGAGGAGTTCTGTCGCCGGTATCCTGACTACCGCAAAGTGCATCTGTTCGAGCCGTCGCAACACAATATGCGCGCGGCGAAGGTCAGGCTCGCGGCCTATCGCGACATCATCTTCCATCCGGAAGGACTTTCCGACCAAGTCGGCAGCGTGACCTTCGACGTCGAATCCGGATCGGCCTCCGCCGTCACCTCGGGCGTGGGGGAGGAGGTTCAGATGACCACTCTGGACCTGGCCATCGCCGAGCCCGTGAGCCTGATCAAGATGGATCTCGAGGGATGGGAGCTGACCGCTCTGGCTGGATGCGAGCGGCATATCCGCGACGATCGTCCCAAACTGGCCATCGCCGTCTATCACCGCGCCAGTGACTTCCGCACCGTGTGGCGATACGCCCGCTCCATCCACCCAGACTACAAGGTGTATCTGCGACACTACACCCAGGGCTGGTCGGAAACCGTGATGTTCTTCGTCTGA
- a CDS encoding class I SAM-dependent methyltransferase: protein MNLEPSASTPSLIESPAELLERFESHAPGLVQIKPKVVFMKIEASDPAPVSMKINVPSSGIGSVTLLEASALVSLVKLVKPRKIFEFGTFLGYSTSLLVENSADDCAVYSLDLGDSHVSDKPLAAFAEADLRSDGDINDEYLRGAQGARGPHYTTALSAADRSRLSLLQQDSRKFDPADHGLEGSVDLVFVDGGHDTEIVTIDTANARKMVGDSGVIVFHDFNSNIHSDVTTFVNGLAKHEAIVCIQHTMLAILLVGQAGRDFLKIGA, encoded by the coding sequence ATGAATCTCGAGCCCTCGGCGTCGACCCCCAGCCTCATCGAGAGCCCCGCTGAGTTGCTCGAGCGCTTCGAGTCCCACGCGCCTGGGCTGGTCCAGATCAAGCCCAAGGTCGTCTTCATGAAGATCGAAGCCAGCGATCCCGCGCCCGTTTCGATGAAGATCAACGTGCCCTCGAGCGGCATCGGCAGCGTCACCCTGCTCGAAGCCTCGGCGCTCGTGTCGCTGGTCAAGCTCGTCAAGCCGCGCAAGATCTTCGAGTTCGGGACCTTCCTAGGTTATTCCACGTCTCTGCTCGTCGAAAATTCAGCCGACGACTGCGCCGTCTATTCGCTCGATCTCGGCGACAGCCACGTGAGCGACAAGCCGCTGGCGGCCTTCGCCGAGGCGGACCTGCGGAGCGACGGCGACATCAACGACGAATATCTGAGAGGCGCCCAGGGCGCGCGCGGCCCTCACTACACGACCGCCCTGTCGGCCGCCGATCGGTCCAGGCTGTCCTTGCTCCAACAGGACAGCCGCAAGTTCGATCCGGCGGACCATGGCCTGGAAGGCTCCGTCGACCTGGTGTTCGTCGACGGCGGCCATGACACCGAAATCGTGACGATCGACACCGCCAACGCCCGCAAGATGGTCGGCGACAGCGGGGTCATTGTCTTTCACGACTTCAATTCGAACATCCACAGCGACGTGACGACCTTCGTGAACGGGCTGGCGAAGCACGAGGCCATCGTCTGCATCCAGCACACGATGTTGGCGATCCTGCTGGTCGGGCAGGCTGGCCGCGATTTCCTGAAGATCGGCGCCTAG
- a CDS encoding fatty acid desaturase, whose product MADGDSEIGARKLLDREAYRKLLARRDGLATMLLLARAAFHVTLLACANLLFSTGHLVVAVLLLIPHFMAWSFLGWAGVGHELFHRSVFSARWLNLVLFRLFSILTWNNYGYFEVTHPAHHRGTLRDGDLEANPHGRLTVLGTLALLTIDVGALWRRLRILVLNAAGMAPGGEAGKVFAPGSEAFTQLKTGARAVLAGQALVILTCLLFGSPFLALAISLAPFCVTFPNRTLAALQHFNLSADEADGDYASSTRTVVLDPIIGFFYADMHYHLEHHHFPAIPHYNLRGVHEAFRQGGRHRHIEHGYWNGVKMLAREGFFTSRKT is encoded by the coding sequence ATGGCCGACGGCGACAGCGAGATCGGCGCGCGAAAGCTTCTTGATCGGGAGGCCTATCGCAAGCTGCTTGCCCGGCGGGACGGGCTGGCGACCATGCTTCTGCTGGCCAGGGCGGCCTTCCACGTCACGCTCCTGGCCTGCGCCAATCTCCTGTTTTCGACGGGCCATCTCGTCGTCGCCGTCCTGCTGCTGATCCCCCATTTCATGGCCTGGTCGTTCCTCGGCTGGGCTGGCGTCGGCCATGAGCTTTTCCACCGCTCGGTCTTCTCCGCGCGGTGGCTGAACCTCGTGCTGTTCCGGCTTTTCTCGATCCTGACCTGGAACAACTACGGCTACTTCGAGGTCACCCATCCGGCGCACCATCGCGGGACGCTTCGGGACGGCGACCTGGAGGCCAACCCGCACGGACGGCTGACGGTCCTTGGGACCCTGGCGCTGTTGACCATCGACGTCGGCGCTCTCTGGCGGCGGCTCCGGATTCTCGTGTTGAACGCGGCTGGCATGGCCCCGGGGGGCGAGGCCGGCAAGGTGTTCGCGCCCGGCAGCGAAGCGTTCACTCAGCTGAAGACCGGCGCGCGCGCGGTTCTGGCGGGGCAGGCGCTGGTGATCCTGACCTGTCTGCTGTTCGGCTCGCCGTTCCTGGCCTTGGCGATTTCGCTCGCGCCCTTTTGCGTGACCTTCCCCAATCGGACCCTGGCGGCGCTGCAGCACTTCAACCTGTCGGCGGACGAGGCCGATGGCGACTATGCGAGCTCAACCCGCACCGTGGTCCTGGACCCGATCATCGGGTTCTTCTACGCGGACATGCACTACCACCTGGAGCACCATCATTTCCCCGCCATCCCGCACTACAACCTGCGTGGGGTGCATGAGGCCTTTCGGCAGGGCGGCAGGCATCGCCACATCGAGCACGGGTACTGGAACGGGGTGAAGATGCTGGCGCGGGAAGGCTTCTTCACGTCCCGAAAGACCTGA
- a CDS encoding tetratricopeptide repeat protein — MSADLATAPQRHGLADGRARLFGGDPDGAAQAFRAIARAEPANYEARYWLYSALVAANDWDAATPALEEARLLHSVAALRALDVDMARFQTDKTYCAEIGLRAYGMKLMGPASLALGRSLDFDKLDPQIMVSYGLSLQHQGRLHEAVEVLGAAAGIFANPIIHEFLLTPVFIAGFGPERMAEESRKWGDLYAPPLAPHTVTFTNARDTDRPLRIGYIGPTFTRNQVTQFLLPVIEAHDPEAVDVHLYCADPDAEGQLPATCKLRKIGDLPSERIAAMVRDDKIDILIDIWGHTAGSCLPVFSLRPAPVQVAWINFLQSTGLACMDYVFHCDGMAVPGTEALFTEEIWSLGELMSPSRPAANRPDPAPTPALKNGYVTFGSFNNPAKLNEITVAAWAQILRGRPDAKLVLKYSYFSDPVLQRVTQARFAAYGANPEQLEFRGESKGLDYLLQFRDIDLALDPSPAIGGATTHDALGNGVPVLSNRGDNYYARSGACTVLPLGIPELVADDWDQYVERALDLTADFEALDRLRSRIRPAFETSSYRDEAGFTRIVEDAFRQMFARWTAST; from the coding sequence ACAGCGCCCTTGTCGCCGCCAATGATTGGGACGCCGCCACGCCGGCGCTCGAGGAGGCGCGCCTTCTGCATTCGGTGGCCGCCCTGCGCGCCCTCGATGTCGACATGGCCCGCTTCCAGACCGACAAGACTTACTGCGCCGAGATAGGCCTGCGGGCTTACGGCATGAAGCTGATGGGGCCCGCCAGCCTGGCCCTTGGCCGCAGCCTCGACTTCGACAAGCTGGATCCCCAGATCATGGTCAGCTACGGCCTGTCGTTGCAGCATCAGGGCCGTCTGCATGAGGCCGTGGAAGTCCTCGGCGCCGCGGCTGGCATCTTCGCCAATCCCATCATTCACGAATTCCTGCTGACCCCGGTGTTCATCGCCGGGTTCGGCCCGGAGCGCATGGCCGAGGAATCCCGCAAGTGGGGCGATCTCTACGCCCCGCCCCTGGCGCCGCACACGGTGACCTTCACGAACGCGCGCGACACCGACCGCCCTCTTCGCATCGGCTATATCGGCCCGACCTTCACGCGCAACCAGGTGACCCAGTTCCTTTTGCCGGTCATCGAGGCGCACGATCCCGAGGCGGTCGACGTCCACCTGTACTGCGCCGATCCCGACGCCGAAGGACAGCTTCCCGCCACCTGCAAGCTGCGCAAGATCGGCGACCTTCCAAGCGAGCGGATCGCGGCGATGGTCCGTGACGACAAGATCGACATCCTGATCGATATCTGGGGTCACACCGCCGGTAGCTGCCTGCCGGTCTTCTCCTTGCGTCCCGCGCCCGTTCAGGTGGCCTGGATCAACTTCCTGCAGAGCACCGGCCTGGCCTGCATGGACTACGTGTTCCACTGCGACGGAATGGCCGTTCCGGGGACGGAGGCGCTCTTCACCGAGGAAATCTGGAGCCTCGGCGAACTGATGAGCCCCAGTCGTCCGGCGGCCAACCGCCCGGATCCGGCCCCGACCCCGGCCCTAAAGAACGGCTATGTCACCTTCGGATCGTTCAATAACCCGGCCAAGCTGAACGAGATAACGGTCGCGGCCTGGGCGCAAATCCTGCGCGGACGCCCCGACGCCAAGCTGGTCCTCAAATACAGCTACTTCTCCGATCCGGTGCTGCAGCGGGTGACACAGGCGCGCTTCGCGGCCTATGGCGCGAACCCCGAGCAGTTGGAGTTCCGGGGCGAGAGCAAGGGTCTCGACTACCTGCTTCAGTTCCGGGACATCGACCTGGCCCTCGACCCCTCGCCGGCCATCGGCGGAGCCACGACCCATGATGCGCTGGGCAACGGCGTGCCGGTCCTGTCGAACAGGGGTGACAACTACTATGCGCGCAGCGGCGCCTGCACGGTGCTGCCCCTTGGCATTCCCGAACTGGTGGCCGACGATTGGGATCAGTATGTGGAACGCGCGCTCGATCTGACCGCCGATTTCGAGGCGCTCGACCGCCTGCGCTCGCGGATACGCCCGGCGTTCGAGACCTCGTCCTATCGCGACGAGGCCGGCTTCACGCGCATCGTGGAGGACGCCTTCCGCCAGATGTTCGCCCGTTGGACGGCTTCGACCTAG